Part of the Miscanthus floridulus cultivar M001 unplaced genomic scaffold, ASM1932011v1 fs_418_2_3, whole genome shotgun sequence genome, CTAGATTGATCTTTTGTTTAGTACTCGTATCATGTGAGTGATCCATAATCACATGTGAGAGTTCAATCGTGCAagcgcaatttatttaattatttggcaTTGTGTTCTTTGTAATATTTATGTAGTTATGAAGAGAAATGGGGACATTGCATCTCTTTTTCAGAAGCATGCAGCAAAGAAGAAGGCAGCGACAACTACTGCTACTTCTAATCCTGATCCGGTTGAACCTATGGTGGAAGAGCAGACTCATGAGAGAGTACTTAAGGACATTGTAAATCatatgccaccgccaccgccacaacCGTCTTCTCTGCCACCAGTTTATGACATCAATCGCCTTCCACATGATCCAGGTGAAAGACGTTCTATTCTAAAATATCCTATTAATGATCAAAATGCAATTCGAAGAGCATATATTATTAAAGGTCCATTCAAACCTTTTGCACATGATTTTCCAAAAAGAAAGATTTCAGATAGGGATCGGGGATTCAACTATCGTTGGATGTATAATAATGATTACCTTGAGTATAGTATTAAGAAGGATGTTGTGTTTTGCTTCATATGCTATTTGTTCAAGAAGGGTACTGGGTCAGACACATTTACTATTGATGGCTCAAAGAATTGGAATATAGGAGAGAAAGCACTTCGCAAACATATGGGTTCTAAGGCACATATTGCAGCTCAAGAGAGATACATTGGCTTTACAAATCCCAAGGtagcaattgattataatattgagaAGTGGAGTGATGAGGATCTTCTTCTTTATAAGAAAAGGTTGACTTATTCACTTAGgtgtatcaagtttcttttgcatcaaggGTTGGTGTtttgtggacatgatgaaagtgaagaatCTAGCAATAGAGGAaacttcattgaacttttgaaatttcttgccaGAAATAGTGAAGAAGTGAAGAAGTATGTTTTGGACAATGCTCTAGGTAACTGTATACATTTTGTGACCGGAGCGTTTGAGAACTTTGAGTTTCTTTTCTTCACACACTTAATGTATATTATTCTTGGATATACAAATGAGTTATTGGAGTGTTTGCAAAGAAGGGAccaagatattcttaatgcaatatcacttgttaa contains:
- the LOC136531707 gene encoding uncharacterized protein — protein: MKRNGDIASLFQKHAAKKKAATTTATSNPDPVEPMVEEQTHERVLKDIVNHMPPPPPQPSSLPPVYDINRLPHDPGERRSILKYPINDQNAIRRAYIIKGPFKPFAHDFPKRKISDRDRGFNYRWMYNNDYLEYSIKKDVVFCFICYLFKKGTGSDTFTIDGSKNWNIGEKALRKHMGSKAHIAAQERYIGFTNPKVAIDYNIEKWSDEDLLLYKKRLTYSLRCIKFLLHQGLVFCGHDESEESSNRGNFIELLKFLARNSEEVKKYVLDNALGNCIHFVTGAFENFEFLFFTHLMYIILGYTNELLECLQRRDQDILNAISLVNVAKKRMQELRFDGWNNFLEKVTSFCDKHGVEVLAMDGDYVLYGKSTRKAHARKKTNDGHFRREVYIGVIDQISQELDNRFDEINMELLSCMSAFSPSKSFGSFDTQKLHRLVEFYPKEFSNNNLLKLEL